The Pygocentrus nattereri isolate fPygNat1 chromosome 2, fPygNat1.pri, whole genome shotgun sequence genome has a window encoding:
- the LOC108444462 gene encoding zinc transporter ZIP12 isoform X1, whose amino-acid sequence MRGLCRPWPLLGLLSALSSWLPSVTGGKGSLRRADVGTLVSELFQAVQCPERLGGSQQLCEKCLPEGWLLSALEEDGKDYISEEDYLKISTVLLYYIINMRHLCSSNISSASLSSSSAPTSPDYSYSLQALTTLHSLEDGGFLSANETESILQIINQNYQPQERPASRNTQCIDAVHLMKEVGVTDSRGVDSSSVPRLAAAIINHLRQGHCVSRRNLPSPAFFTDYIFQSLNRTSDLHIMDLEQLLHQLGVGGGVARSSHSRERRSTTGPTLIYTCSQELKGSRDWTQMCFSASQLLDIFVLDPHSPISRDHFRHICPAIIQQLLGDACDPTQSTARGSPPTDIEKYGYSTVAVLLITVGSMLGICLIFFNSCQETYTLILQLFVGLAVGTLSGDALLHLIPQILGLHDGSHHDDHDFREEKDYLWKIMGIIAGIYGFFLIERIFSFVISSRGHSHSHGLPVELSCNGEGQRGKSVSTMQLRTLEETECTEIQPVEPTMNPAQQQKQGIPLLAIMVIVGDSLHNFADGLVVGAAFSNSAETGIATTVAILCHEIPHEMGDFAVLLSSGLSVQRAVLMNFLSALTAFMGLYIGLFVSSDMEVQQWIFTVTAGIFLYLSLVEMMPEMSKVHSLHPYLMFFLQNIGLLMGWACLLLLALFEHKLTF is encoded by the exons TGTCTCCCCGAAGGCTGGTTACTCTCAGCACTCGAGGAAGATGGGAAGGACTACATCAGTGAGGAGGATTACTTGAAAATTTCCACTGTGCTCCTCTACTACATCATCAACATGAGACACCTCTGCTCTTCCAACATTTCGTCTGCAtcactctcttcctcctctgcgCCTACATCTCCTGATTACTCATACAGTCTCCAGGCTCTGACCACACTCCACTCACTGGAGGATGGTGGTTTCCTCTCAGCCAATGAGACGGAGAGCATCTTGCAAATCATCAACCAGAACTACCAACCACAGGAAAGACCAGCTTCCAGAAACACACAG TGCATTGATGCAGTTCACTTGATGAAGGAGGTGGGTGTGACTGACAGCAGAGGTGTGGATTCCTCCTCTGTACCTCGACTGGCTGCGGCCATTATAAATCATCTTCGGCAGGGCCACTGCGTCAGCAGAAGGAACCTCCCATCTCCTGCTTTCTTCACCGACTACATCTTCCAGTCTCTCAACCGCACCAGTGACCTGCATATTATGG ATTTGGAACAATTATTGCACCAGCTTGGTGTAGGAGGAGGTGTAGCACGCAGCTCACATAGCAGAGAGAGGCGGAGCACGACTGGCCCAACCTTAATTTACACATGTAGCCAGGAGTTAAAAGGATCCAGGGACTGGACGCAG ATGTGCTTCTCAGCCAGTCAGCTGTTGGACATCTTTGTCTTGGATCCTCATTCACCAATCTCTAGAGATCACTTCAGGCACATCTGTCCTGCAATCATTCAGCAGTTGTTGGGCGATGCCTGTGACCCCACACAGTCCACAGCTAGGGGTTCACCACCCACGGACATTGAGA AATACGGCTACAGTACAGTTGCAGTGCTGCTGATCACAGTGGGCTCTATGCTGGGAATCTGTCTGATCTTCTTTAACTCCTGCCAGGAGACTTACACGCTCATCCTTCAGCTGTTTGTTGGGCTCGCTGTAGGAACACTATCAGGAGATGCGCTGCTCCACCTGATACCACAG ATCCTTGGACTTCATGATGGCAGTCACCATGATGACCATGACTTCAGGGAAGAAAAGGACTACCTGTGGAAGATTATGGGCATCATCGCTGGAATCTACGGCTTCTTCCTAATAGAGAGAATCTTCTCATTTGTAATATCCTCGCGTGGGCAT AGTCACTCTCATGGTTTGCCTGTTGAGCTGAGCTGTAATGGAGAAGGACAGCGAGGGAAGTCAGTATCTAccatgcagctg CGAACGTTAGAGGAGACGGAATGCACAGAAATACAGCCGGTGGAGCCCACCATGAACCCTGCTCAGCAGCAGA AACAAGGCATTCCACTGCTGGCCATAATGGTGATAGTGGGCGACAGCCTCCATAATTTTGCAGATGGCTTAGTGGTGGGGGCTGCTTTCTCCAACTCAGCCGAAACTGGCATAGCAACCACGGTGGCCATTCTGTGCCATGAGATCCCCCACGAAATGG GTGATTTTGcagttttactgagctctggTCTGTCTGTCCAGCGTGCTGTGCTGATGAATTTCCTCAGCGCCCTTACAGCCTTCATGGGGCTCTATATAGGCCTCTTTGTATCCTCGGATATGGAGGTTCAGCAGTGGATCTTCACCGTCACAGCAGGCATTTTTCTTTATCTGTCACTGGTGGAGATG atgCCTGAGATGAGTAAAGTTCACTCTCTACATCCATATCTTATGTTTTTTCTGCAGAATATTGGGCTGCTCATGGGCTGGGCCTGTCTGCTGCTTCTAGCACTGTTTGAACACAAGCTCACTTTTTAA
- the LOC108444462 gene encoding zinc transporter ZIP12 isoform X2, translated as MRGLCRPWPLLGLLSALSSWLPSVTGGKGSLRRADVGTLVSELFQAVQCPERLGGSQQLCEKCLPEGWLLSALEEDGKDYISEEDYLKISTVLLYYIINMRHLCSSNISSASLSSSSAPTSPDYSYSLQALTTLHSLEDGGFLSANETESILQIINQNYQPQERPASRNTQCIDAVHLMKEVGVTDSRGVDSSSVPRLAAAIINHLRQGHCVSRRNLPSPAFFTDYIFQSLNRTSDLHIMDLEQLLHQLGVGGGVARSSHSRERRSTTGPTLIYTCSQELKGSRDWTQMCFSASQLLDIFVLDPHSPISRDHFRHICPAIIQQLLGDACDPTQSTARGSPPTDIEKYGYSTVAVLLITVGSMLGICLIFFNSCQETYTLILQLFVGLAVGTLSGDALLHLIPQILGLHDGSHHDDHDFREEKDYLWKIMGIIAGIYGFFLIERIFSFVISSRGHSHSHGLPVELSCNGEGQRGKSVSTMQLRTLEETECTEIQPVEPTMNPAQQQKQGIPLLAIMVIVGDSLHNFADGLVVGAAFSNSAETGIATTVAILCHEIPHEMGDFAVLLSSGLSVQRAVLMNFLSALTAFMGLYIGLFVSSDMEVQQWIFTVTAGIFLYLSLVEMNIGLLMGWACLLLLALFEHKLTF; from the exons TGTCTCCCCGAAGGCTGGTTACTCTCAGCACTCGAGGAAGATGGGAAGGACTACATCAGTGAGGAGGATTACTTGAAAATTTCCACTGTGCTCCTCTACTACATCATCAACATGAGACACCTCTGCTCTTCCAACATTTCGTCTGCAtcactctcttcctcctctgcgCCTACATCTCCTGATTACTCATACAGTCTCCAGGCTCTGACCACACTCCACTCACTGGAGGATGGTGGTTTCCTCTCAGCCAATGAGACGGAGAGCATCTTGCAAATCATCAACCAGAACTACCAACCACAGGAAAGACCAGCTTCCAGAAACACACAG TGCATTGATGCAGTTCACTTGATGAAGGAGGTGGGTGTGACTGACAGCAGAGGTGTGGATTCCTCCTCTGTACCTCGACTGGCTGCGGCCATTATAAATCATCTTCGGCAGGGCCACTGCGTCAGCAGAAGGAACCTCCCATCTCCTGCTTTCTTCACCGACTACATCTTCCAGTCTCTCAACCGCACCAGTGACCTGCATATTATGG ATTTGGAACAATTATTGCACCAGCTTGGTGTAGGAGGAGGTGTAGCACGCAGCTCACATAGCAGAGAGAGGCGGAGCACGACTGGCCCAACCTTAATTTACACATGTAGCCAGGAGTTAAAAGGATCCAGGGACTGGACGCAG ATGTGCTTCTCAGCCAGTCAGCTGTTGGACATCTTTGTCTTGGATCCTCATTCACCAATCTCTAGAGATCACTTCAGGCACATCTGTCCTGCAATCATTCAGCAGTTGTTGGGCGATGCCTGTGACCCCACACAGTCCACAGCTAGGGGTTCACCACCCACGGACATTGAGA AATACGGCTACAGTACAGTTGCAGTGCTGCTGATCACAGTGGGCTCTATGCTGGGAATCTGTCTGATCTTCTTTAACTCCTGCCAGGAGACTTACACGCTCATCCTTCAGCTGTTTGTTGGGCTCGCTGTAGGAACACTATCAGGAGATGCGCTGCTCCACCTGATACCACAG ATCCTTGGACTTCATGATGGCAGTCACCATGATGACCATGACTTCAGGGAAGAAAAGGACTACCTGTGGAAGATTATGGGCATCATCGCTGGAATCTACGGCTTCTTCCTAATAGAGAGAATCTTCTCATTTGTAATATCCTCGCGTGGGCAT AGTCACTCTCATGGTTTGCCTGTTGAGCTGAGCTGTAATGGAGAAGGACAGCGAGGGAAGTCAGTATCTAccatgcagctg CGAACGTTAGAGGAGACGGAATGCACAGAAATACAGCCGGTGGAGCCCACCATGAACCCTGCTCAGCAGCAGA AACAAGGCATTCCACTGCTGGCCATAATGGTGATAGTGGGCGACAGCCTCCATAATTTTGCAGATGGCTTAGTGGTGGGGGCTGCTTTCTCCAACTCAGCCGAAACTGGCATAGCAACCACGGTGGCCATTCTGTGCCATGAGATCCCCCACGAAATGG GTGATTTTGcagttttactgagctctggTCTGTCTGTCCAGCGTGCTGTGCTGATGAATTTCCTCAGCGCCCTTACAGCCTTCATGGGGCTCTATATAGGCCTCTTTGTATCCTCGGATATGGAGGTTCAGCAGTGGATCTTCACCGTCACAGCAGGCATTTTTCTTTATCTGTCACTGGTGGAGATG AATATTGGGCTGCTCATGGGCTGGGCCTGTCTGCTGCTTCTAGCACTGTTTGAACACAAGCTCACTTTTTAA